The sequence below is a genomic window from Pseudomonas cremoricolorata.
GCCTGCACCGAAGATGCGCGCCAGAATGGTGTCGCGGATGAACCCCAGCACACGGGAAATCATGGTGATGGAGCTGACCGCGGCCAGGGATCGAAGCAGATTCATGGAAAAGTTTTACGCCAGGGGACGAGGAGCGCTGCCAGTCGACGCTCGAATATGCGATACTCCCGCGCTCGCTGCAGGGGGAGCCAAATTTCCCGAGTTTACAGGTCGCGGCGCAGAATGGAATCCACTCCTTCCAGCACTGCTGCCACTCAGCGGGACCCTGCATATGGCCTTGACAACCGATGAACTCATCGGCATGATTCGCGGCCTTATTTGCTTGTCATTTATCCAAAAGTCTTTCGAGGAGCTCGACGGTGGCCAACTCACCTTCCGCCAAGAAACGTGCAAAGCAGGCTGAGAAGCGTCGCAGCCACAACGCCAGCCTGCGTTCCATGGTCCGTACCTACATCAAAAACGTAGTTAAGGCCATCGACGCCAAAGATGCCGAAAAAGCACAATCGGCTTACACCCTGGCTGTGCCAGTTATCGACCGTATGGCCGATAAAGGCATCATCCACAAGAACAAAGCTGCTCGCCACAAAGGCCGTCTGAACGCGCACATCAAGGCGCTGAAAGAAGCCGCTGCTGCCTAAGCGAAGCACGTGTTCATAAAAAACCGACCCTAGGGTCGGTTTTTTGTTGTCTGCAATTCGGTTCTGATTCGCTACCCGGCGCGATGGCCGGGTAGCAGGTTGCCGTTCTATTTGGCCAGAGGAATCTTCGGCGCCCACTCCAGCCATGGGTCTTCGGCTTTGTCGAATAGCGCGAAGGTCTGATTCGGTCGGGCCGGATTGCCCATCTGCTCCCCTTCGGGCGTGGCGAAGGCGATACCACCATCGATCAGGGTCTCGACGGACTCGGTACGCAAGGTGGCACCTTTGATCAGCCCCCAGTCGAAGCCAAAGCCGCTGCTGTTCCAGAAACGGCTCCCGCCACGCACCAGTCCAGCGTAACGCGGCTCGATCAACACGTGAATCAACACGCGATCAGCGCTTTGCCCCAGTTCATAACTGGTCACCTTGCCGACCTTGACCTCGCGGTAGGTGACCGGCACACCTGGCTTGATCGAACCGCGTCTGGCGGCGCTCAGCGTCAGCGGCAGGCCCACTTCGGCCTCCTTGACCACCGGGGCCTCGGACAGCGCGATGAAGTCACGCTGTGGCGCCTGCACCCTGGCTGCAGGTTTGACCTCCAGATACTGACCGCCCACCAAGGTATCGAGGTTCTCGGTACGCGCCAGGCCGAACGCTGGCTTGACGACCCAGAACTGCGTGCCGACTCGGGCAATGCGCTCCGGCACCTCGGTGATACGTGCACGCAGCAACACTGCCTGCAGGTCGGCGGTAAGATCGACGCTTTCGATACTGCCCACTTCAAGGCCGCGGAAGCGGATAGGCGTACCCGGCTTGAGACCGTCCGCGCGTTCGACCCGAATGGTGATCAGGGTGCCCGCACGGTTCGCGGCCTCCTGATTCTCGTGCAGGCGGAAACGCGGAATGTGCCGCTTCAGGGGCACGTTGGCCTGTGGCGTATCGAAGGTGATACCTCCGGCCATCAGTGTTTGCAGTGATTCACTCTGGATCTTGATTCCTGAAAGACCGCCCGTGAGCGTGATGCCACTGGAATTCCAGAAACGCGTCGAGCCATTGACCAGGTGCTGGTATTCCTTCTCGATGTGTACGCCAATCAGAATCCGCTTGCTGTCGCGCGCGAACTGATAGCTCTGCACATTACCTACTTTGACCTGCCGGTACATCACCGGACTGCCCACCTCGACCGAACCCAGCGTATCGGCGAACAACACCAGGTGCAGACCTGGAGCCTTCAGATCGAGCGGCGGCGCTTTGGCCCTCGCCTCGAACTCCCGCGACGGCGCAGAACCTTTTTCCCCAGGGCGAATGGCAATGTAGTTACCCTTGACCAGCGCCTCGAGCCCAGTGATACCCGCCAGGGAAATCGATGGTTTGACCACCCAGAACTGGGTGCCGGAAACCAGGAAGTCTTCAGCCAGCGGGTCCATGGTCAACTCGGCAGTGGCGCCGGTGAGGTCTTCATCGATCTTCATTGTCTTCAGCGAGCCGACCTGGATGCCTTTGTACATCACCGGTGTGCGTCCGGCCTGCAGGCCCTCGAAGTCCGTCAGCTTGAGCTTGATGCGAATACCTGCCTGGGCAGCATCGAAGTCTTCATACAGGCGAAATGGCAGACTTGGATCGGTCGGGGGACTGTCCTTGCGATGCTCCGGTGTGGCGAACGCAATGCCGCCGGAGACGATGCTCGCCAGCGACTCGGTGCGCACCTTGACCCCTGACAGGTCGGCATTGATGCTCACCCCACTGGCATTCCAGAAGCGCGTGTGTTTACGCACCAGATTGGCGTACGCGGGCTGGATGAAGATCTTGATCTCGACCATGTCCTGGTCTTCCAGAAGGCGGTAGCTCTTCACGCGGCCGACCTGGATCTGCTTGTAGAACACCGGGCTGTCGCGATTGAGCGACCCTAGACGCTCTGCCTTGAGCGTAAGGTGCAGGCCGGGTTCGTTGTCCGATAAAGGCGGCGCCTCCGACAGCGCCGTGAAGCGCTTGACCGGCTCGCCCTTGCCAGGATCGATGGCAATGTAGTTGCCCGATACCAAGGTTTCCAGGCCCGAGATGCCCGCCAGGGAGACACTTGGCTTGACTAGCCAGAAGCGCGTACCGGTGGTCAGGTGGTCCTGCGCGGCCTTGTTCATCTCGATGGTGGCGATCACCCCGGTGTTACGCCCCTCGTCGTCGAGCACCAAGGATTTGACCTTACCGACCGACATCCCTTTGTAGATGACTTCGGTTTTATTGGCGACGATACCCTCGCCCGTCTTGAACCGCACCTCGATTTCCACACCGGCGTCGCGATAGGCCTGAAAGGCCAGCCAGCCGCCAATGAACAGGGCAATGAGCGGAAGAATCCAGATGGCCGACCAGTTTGAAGCGGGGCGGGTTTTAGCCGTAGGCAAATCACTCATGGTCGTCATCCGACTCCGTGTTATCCCAGATCAGACGGGGATCGAAAGTTAACGCTGCAAACATGGTCAGGATCACCACGCTGGCAAAGGCGACAGCGCCTAGATTGGCTTCGACACTGGCGATGCGGCCGAAATTCACCAACGCCACGAGGATGGCAATGACGAAGATGTCCAGCATGGACCAGCGCCCGATGAATTCGATGAAGCGATACATCCAGATTCTCTGCCGCGCCGAAAGCGGTTGATGGCGCTGGACCGAATACAACAACAGGGCAATGCCGATCAACTTGAACGTAGGCACCAGGATACTGGCCACGAACACTACCGCAGCGATCGGCAGCATGCCGTGCTGCATCAGGGCAATGACCCCTGACATGATCGTATCCGGCGTGCCCTGGCCCAGACTGCTGACGGTCATGATGGGCAGCACATTGGCTGGGATATAGAGAATCATCGCCGCGAAGAGCAACGCCCATGTGCGCGTGATGCTATTGGGTCGCCGCTCGTGAAGGATCGCACCGCAACGACTGCAGTGCCCCAGCCGACCTTGTGCCGGAATGCGATTGAGCTCATGGCACTCATTGCACACGACGATCCCTGCATCAATCGCCCGCATGCACGTCCTCTCCCGACAACGCGACCCATATTTGATGGGGTGACATAACGACCTCCAGCCACACCTGTACCAGCAACAGGCCAACGAAGCACACCAGGCCCAAGCCGATGGTCAGTTGAGCCATGTCGACCAGTTTGACGATTGCGACCAGCACACCCATCAGGTAGACCTCCAGCATTCCCCAGTCACGGACGTGGTGGTAGATGCGATAAATGAACAGACCGTAACTACGACCTACGTTCAGACGGATGCTGAGCAGTACTGCGAGCTGGCAGGTCAACTTCAGCAGCGGGATGGCCATGCTGCAAAGAAACACCACCACGGCAATACCGCGCATGTCCGAGTTGTACAGCCCCAGTACACCGCTCCACACCGTATCTTCAGACGTCTGGCCCAGCAGGTGCAATTGCATGATGGGTAAGAAATTCGCGGGAACGAACAGTAGCAGCGCCGTCAGTACCAACGCCAGGCTGCGGTTGACGACGTTGTGACGCTGGGCGTACAGCTCGTAGCCACAGCGTGGGCACTGAGCCTTCTCGTCTTTGCGCAGTACCGGCTTGTGCATCAGCAGGTCACATTCGTGACAGGCGATGAGCTGGTTCAGCGGCATTTCGCTAAGCACAGGCTGATCAACGGATTCGGACATGATTGGCTTCTGCAGAAGTACGTCGGCTGTATTCTAGTGATCCGACATCAGATACGGGAGATGGCTCCCTGGCGTCGGGCGCGCGGGGTATTGTGCCAGAAAAGACAAAACCCCTACCTGCTTGCGCAGATAGGGGTTTTGCGAAATGAATCTTGACGATGACCTACTCTCACATGGGGAAACCCCACACTACCATCGGCGATGCATCGTTTCACTGCTGAGTTCGGGATGGGATCAGGTGGTTCCAATGCTCTATGGTCGTCAAGAAATTCGGTAGCCGGTGCGTTCTGAGAACGTGCCAGCGCATTCGGATATGTGATGTCTGTGAGCTGCGAATTTTCGGTTTCAGCGTCTTCACCACCACAATCTGCGTTGCAGATTGCTTGGGTGTTATATGGTCAAGCCTCACGGGCAATTAGTATGGGTTAGCTCAACGCCTCACAGCGCTTACACACCCCACCTATCAACGTCGTAGTCTTCGACGGCCCTTCAGGGGATTCAAGATCCCAGTGAGATCTCATCTTGAGGCAAGTTTCCCGCTTAGATGCTTTCAGCGGTTATCTCTTCCGAACATAGCTACCCGGCAATGCCACTGGCGTGACAACCGGAACACCAGAGGTTCGTCCACTCCGGTCCTCTCGTACTAGGAGCAGCCCCTCTCAAATCTCAAACGTCCACGGCAGATAGGGACCGAACTGTCTCACGACGTTCTAAACCCAGCTCGCGTACCACTTTAAATGGCGAACAGCCATACCCTTGGGACCGGCTTCAGCCCCAGGATGTGATGAGCCGACATCGAGGTGCCAAACACCGCCGTCGATATGAACTCTTGGGCGGTATCAGCCTGTTATCCCCGGAGTACCTTTTATCCGTTGAGCGATGGCCCTTCCATACAGAACCACCGGATCACTAAGACCTACTTTCGTACCTGCTCGACGTGTGGGTCTCGCAGTCAAGCGCGCTTTTGCCTTTATACTCTACGACCGATTTCCGACCGGTCTGAGCGCACCTTCGTACTCCTCCGTTACTCTTTGGGAGGAGACCGCCCCAGTCAAACTACCCACCATACACTGTCCTCGATCCGGATGACGGACCTGAGTTAGAACCTCAAAGTTGCCAGGGTGGTATTTCAAGGATGGCTCCATGAGAACTGGCGTCCCCACTTCAAAGCCTCCCACCTATCCTACACAAGCAAATTCAAAGTCCAGTGCAAAGCTATAGTAAAGGTTCACGGGGTCTTTCCGTCTAGCCGCGGATACACTGCATCTTCACAGCGATTTCAATTTCACTGAGTCTCGGGTGGAGACAGCGCCGCCATCGTTACGCCATTCGTGCAGGTCGGAACTTACCCGACAAGGAATTTCGCTACCTTAGGACCGTTATAGTTACGGCCGCCGTTTACCGGGGCTTCGATCAAGAGCTTCGCTTGCGCTAACCCCATCAATTAACCTTCCGGCACCGGGCAGGCGTCACACCCTATACGTCCACTTTCGTGTTTGCAGAGTGCTGTGTTTTTAATAAACAGTCGCAGCGGCCTGGTATCTTCGACCGGCATGAGCTTACGGAGCAAGTCCTTCACCCTCACCGGCGCACCTTCTCCCGAAGTTACGGTGCCATTTTGCCTAGTTCCTTCACCCGAGTTCTCTCAAGCGCCTTGGTATTCTCTACCCAACCACCTGTGTCGGTTTGGGGTACGGTTCCCGATTGTCTGAAGCTTAGGAGCTTTTCTTGGAAGCATGGCATCAACCACTTCGTCGCCTAAAGGCAACTCGTCATCAGCTCTCGGCCTTAAGATCCCGGATTTGCCTAAGATCTCAGCCTACCACCTTAAACTTGGACAACCAACGCCAAGCTGGCCTAGCCTTCTCCGTCCCTCCATCGCAACAATCGGAAGTACAGGAATATTAACCTGTTTTCCATCGACTACGCTTTTCAGCCTCGCCTTAGGGACCGACTAACCCTGCGTCGATTAACGTTGCGCAGGAAACCTTGGTCTTTCGGCGTGCGAGTTTTTCACTCGCATTGTCGTTACTCATGTCAGCATTCGCACTTCTGATACCTCCAGCAAGCTTCTCAACTCACCTTCACAGGCTTACAGAACGCTCCTCTACCGCATCACCAGAGGTGATACCCGTAGCTTCGGTGCATGGTTTGAGCCCCGTTACATCTTCCGCGCAGGCCGACTCGACTAGTGAGCTATTACGCTTTCTTTAAAGGATGGCTGCTTCTAAGCCAACCTCCTAGCTGTCTAAGCCTTCCCACATCGTTTCCCACTTAACCATGACTTTGGGACCTTAGCTGACGGTCTGGGTTGTTTCCCTTTTCACGACGGACGTTAGCACCCGCCGTGTGTCTCCCATGCTCGGCACTTGTAGGTATTCGGAGTTTGCATCGGTTTGGTAAGTCGGGATGACCCCCTAGCCGAAACAGTGCTCTACCCCCTACAGTGATACATGAGGCGCTACCTAAATAGCTTTCGAGGAGAACCAGCTATCTCCGAGCTTGATTAGCCTTTCACTCCGATCCACAGGTCATCCGCTAACTTTTCAACGGTAGTCGGTTCGGTCCTCCAGTCAGTGTTACCTAACCTTCAACCTGCCCATGGATAGATCGCCCGGTTTCGGGTCTATACCCAGCGACTAAACGCCCTATTAAGACTCGCTTTCGCTACGCCTCCCCTATTCGGTTAAGCTCGCCACTGAATATAAGTCGCTGACCCATTATACAAAAGGTACGCAGTCACCTAACAAAGTAGGCTCCCACTGCTTGTACGCATACGGTTTCAGGTTCTATTTCACTCCCCTCTCCGGGGTTCTTTTCGCCTTTCCCTCACGGTACTGGTTCACTATCGGTCAGTCAGTAGTATTTAGCCTTGGAGGATGGTCCCCCCATATTCAGACAAAGTTTCTCGTGCTCCGTCCTACTCGATTTCACCGCCAAGAGATTTTCGTGTACGGGGCTATCACCCACTATGGCCGCACTTTCCAGAGCGTTCCACTAATCTCAAACCGGCTTAAGGGCTGGTCCCCGTTCGCTCGCCACTACTAAGGGAATCTCGGTTGATTTCTATTCCTCAGGGTACTTAGATGTTTCAGTTCCCCTGGTTCGCTTCTTGCACCTATGTATTCAGTACAAGATACCTAGGTTATCCTAGGTGGGTTCCCCCATTCAGAGATCTCTGGATCACAGTCTGTTTGCCGACTCCCCAAAGCTTTTCGCAGGCTACCACGTCTTTCATCGCCTCTGACTGCCAAGGCATCCACCGTATGCGCTTCTTCACTTGACCATATAACCCCAAGCAATCTGGTTATACTGTGAAGACGACATTCGCCGAAAATTCGCGTGCTCAAGGAGCACTCACAAATTTTACCTTAGCCTGATCCACCAGCAGTGAAACTGGTGTTCAGTCTATTTCTATCACATATCCGAATTTTTAAAGAACGATCTGACAAAAGTCAGAAATCAACATTCACTTCACTCGCTACCCGAGTGGAATGTTCATTTCTGTATTCTGAACAGTGCGACGATCAAGCGTACACTTCAGCAAAAGGTGGTGGAGCCAAGCGGGATCGAACCGCTGACCTCCTGCGTGCAAGGCAGGCGCTCTCCCAGCTGAGCTATGGCCCCGTATCTCTAGGCTGCACCATGAAATGGTAGGTCTGGGCAGATTTGAACTGCCGACCTCACCCTTATCAGGGGTGCGCTCTAACCAACTGAGCTACAGACCTATAACAGGGTCGCGTTACAGCATCGTCTTCGTACAAAGAATCAAGCAATTCGTGTGGGAGCTCATCAGCAGGCTGATGTCTTCGATTAAGGAGGTGATCCAGCCGCAGGTTCCCCTACGGCTACCTTGTTACGACTTCACCCCAGTCATGAATCACACCGTGGTAACCGTCCCCCCGAAGGTTAGACTAGCTACTTCTGGTGCAACCCACTCCCATGGTGTGACGGGCGGTGTGTACAAGGCCCGGGAACGTATTCACCGCGACATTCTGATTCGCGATTACTAGCGATTCCGACTTCACGCAGTCGAGTTGCAGACTGCGATCCGGACTACGATCGGTTTTGTGAGATTAGCTCCACCTCGCGGCTTGGCAACCCTCTGTACCGACCATTGTAGCACGTGTGTAGCCCAGGCCGTAAGGGCCATGATGACTTGACGTCATCCCCACCTTCCTCCGGTTTGTCACCGGCAGTCTCCTTAGAGTGCCCACCATAACGTGCTGGTAACTAAGGACAAGGGTTGCGCTCGTTACGGGACTTAACCCAACATCTCACGACACGAGCTGACGACAGCCATGCAGCACCTGTGTCAGAGTTCCCGAAGGCACCCATCCATCTCTGGAAAGTTCTCTGCATGTCAAGGCCTGGTAAGGTTCTTCGCGTTGCTTCGAATTAAACCACATGCTCCACCGCTTGTGCGGGCCCCCGTCAATTCATTTGAGTTTTAACCTTGCGGCCGTACTCCCCAGGCGGTCAACTTAATGCGTTAGCTGCGCCACTAAAATCTCAAGGATTCCAACGGCTAGTTGACATCGTTTACGGCGTGGACTACCAGGGTATCTAATCCTGTTTGCTCCCCACGCTTTCGCACCTCAGTGTCAGTATCAGTCCAGGTGGTCGCCTTCGCCACTGGTGTTCCTTCCTATATCTACGCATTTCACCGCTACACAGGAAATTCCACCACCCTCTACCATACTCTAGCTTGCCAGTTTTGGATGCAGTTCCCAGGTTGAGCCCGGGGCTTTCACATCCAACTTAACAAACCACCTACGCGCGCTTTACGCCCAGTAATTCCGATTAACGCTTGCACCCTCTGTATTACCGCGGCTGCTGGCACAGAGTTAGCCGGTGCTTATTCTGTCGGTAACGTCAAAACAACCAGGTATTCGCTGATTGCCCTTCCTCCCAACTTAAAGTGCTTTACAATCCGAAGACCTTCTTCACACACGCGGCATGGCTGGATCAGGCTTTCGCCCATTGTCCAATATTCCCCACTGCTGCCTCCCGTAGGAGTCTGGACCGTGTCTCAGTTCCAGTGTGACTGATCATCCTCTCAGACCAGTTACGGATCGTCGCCTTGGTGAGCCATTACCTCACCAACAAGCTAATCCGACCTAGGCTCATCTGATAGCGCAAGGCCCGAAGGTCCCCTGCTTTCTCCCGTAGGACGTATGCGGTATTAGCGTCCCTTTCGAGACGTTGTCCCCCACTACCAGGCAGATTCCTAGGCATTACTCACCCGTCCGCCGCTGAATCGAAGAGCAAGCTCTTCTCATCCGCTCGACTTGCATGTGTTAGGCCTGCCGCCAGCGTTCAATCTGAGCCATGATCAAACTCTTCAGTTCAATACTGCTTGGGTTTTTAAGAAACCCTAAACTTGGCTCAGCAATCTCAAATGACTATGTGATTTCTCGCATGGCCACTTGTGATGCTGATAATCTATGCGACGATCAGTCCGTACTCACAAGCACCCACACGAATTGCTTGATTCAATTTGTTAAAGAGCGTTTGGTTAAGAGTCTTTCGTCTCAATCGAGGCGCGCATTCTACGCTTTCCTCTAAGTCTGTCAAGCGTTTATTTCGAAGTATTTTGCGAGAATCTCGTTCAACTTCAAACACTTGGCTCGCTGCGATCACTCGTAGCGGGAGGCGAATCATACAGCGTTAAACACCGCTGTCAACCACCTTTTTCACCGCTGCCGATCAGCAGATCGAAGCACCTCCAGCACCGCCAGAACATCTAACTCGTTGAAACTCAAGGAGTTTTCCGCTCCGTTTGCCCCGGAAGTGGTGCGCAGTATAAAGAGATTCCGAGAAGGGTCAAGCACTTATTTCAAGAAAGTTGAGACACGCGTGGTCGCACTCTCTTTATGCGCTTGGCCACCGCTGGTAACCGCAACAACATGAGCACCAGACCCACTGCTGCATAGACCGACCATTCCGCCAGATCCGATCTTACGATCCAGAGGAAATGCACGAGCCCCAGTACCACAATGGCATAGGTCAGCTTATGCAGCTTCTTCCACCGCGCGCCAAGCCTGCGCTGGCTGTACCGATTGGAAGTGATCGCCAGTACCAGCAACCCCAGAAGAGCGATCGAGCCCACGATGATGTAAGGACGTTTGCTCAACTCCACGGCCAGCTGGGCGAAATCCAGACCAAGAATGAATACCAGATAGGCCGACAGGTGCAAAACGATGTACGCAAAGCTCCAGAGGCCCAACTGTCGGCGCGACACGATCCAGCCAGCCCACCCGGTTATGCGCTGCAACGGAGTCATGGCCAAGGTGATCAGCAAGAAGATCAATCCACCCAATCCCAGCCGGTCGACCAGAATCTTGCCTGGGTCGGGCCCCAGCATTTGCATGGCCGCCTGATAGAGCCACCACAATGGAAAGCACGCGCTGAGCACGAAGATTGCCAAACGGAACCATGGATAGCGCATCAGTAGTTCTTCCGCAGGTCTAACCCACTATAAAGAGAGGCAACCTCTTCCCCATAGCCGTTGAACATTTCCGTGCTGCGCACGTTGGGACTGAACAACCCACTCGGCAAGCGTCGCTCCCGCGCCTGGCTCCAGCGAGGATGGTCAACCTCAGGATTGACGTTGGCATAGAAGCCATACTCGCTCGGCGCAAGGCCCTGCCACGTAGTGCCGGGTTGCTGCTCGACCAGACTGATGCGCACGATCGACTTGATGCTCTTGAACCCGTACTTCCATGGCACCACCAAACGCAGCGGCGCCCCGTTCTGGTTCGGCAGTTCGCGCCCATACATACCAACGGCAAGCAACGCCAGCGGATTCATGGCCTCATCGAGACGCAGCCCTTCCACATAGGGCCAGTCGATCAGCGCAAAGCCTGAACGCTGCCCCGGCATGCTTTCAGGATCGCGCAAGGTCTCGAAGCGAACGTAGCGTGCTTTCGAGGTGGGCTCGACGCGCTTGAGAATGCCGGCCAGGGGAAAGCCCAGCCACGGAATGACCATCGACCAGGCCTCGACACAACGCAATCGATAGATGCGTTCTTCGAGTTGGCTCTGCTTGATGAGGTCTTCGAGCCCATAGCGCCCCGGCTTGCCGACCTCGCCGTCGACCACCACGCTCCAGGGTTCTGTTTTCAGACTGCCGGCATTGTCGGCCGGATCGCCCTTGTTGGGGCCGAACTCGTAGAAGTTGTTGTAATGGGTAGCGTCTTTATAAGGGGTGATGGCCTCGTCACCTGCGGTGACAGCGCCCCAGCGTGCCTGCGCTAACTTGTCAGAGAACCACCCAGGCGCCTTGCCCGGGTCAACCCCGGCATAGCGCGCGGTGTCAGCGGCCCTTGCCCCAGCCGGCAGTGAGGCGATGGCAAGGCCGGCCAGAGAACTGCCCAGTAACGTGCGGCGAGACAGGTACACCCGTTCAGGGGTGATCTGTGAAGAGGAGCAATCGGAGGATCTGGGTATCTTGATGAGCATGACGGCCCCATAGCCAGGTAGAGAAGGTACCTATAAGACTATGGAGCCGAAGCGTTATTCCCGCACGCTTATGATTGTCAAATTTTGCGACGGCGACTGCGTATCAGGAACTGGACCGGCCCGGAAACGGCATAGCCGAGGAAGATCAAGAGGAGAATTCGCGGCGGGTCGCTGAAAACGACCGCGAAGACCAAGACAACCGCCAAAATCGCCACGAAAGGCACGCGTCCTTTCAGATCCAGCTCTTTGAAACTGTTGTACTTGATGTTGCTGACCATCAGCATGCCAGCGGCGGCAACGATCAACGCAACCAGGAACGATAGCTTGGACCCCTGGATACCGTAGTCACTGAAGGCCCAGACGATGCCCGCGACCACACCTGCCGCTGCAGGACTGGCCAGGCCAATGAAGTAGCGTTTGTCGGCCGTGCCGACCTGGGTGTTGAAACGCGCCAGACGCAGCGCTGCACCGGCCACATAGATGAAGGCCACCATCCAGCCGACCTTGCCCATGTCACCCAGCGCCCAAACGAACGCCAGCAATGCCGGTGCCACGCCGAAAGCAGCCATGTCCGACAGGGAGTCGTATTCAGCGCCAAAGGCGCTCTGGGTGTTGGTCATACGGGCGACGCGACCGTCCAGGCCGTCGAGCACCATGGCCACGAAGATAGCGATTGCAGCGAAAGCGAAGTACTTGCTGGCTTCGCGAGGGTCGCCTGCACTCATGTAACCGTGAGCGCTGATCGAGCTGATGATGGAGTAGAAGCCGGCAAACAGATTGGCGGTGGTGAACAGATTGGGCAGCAAGTAAATGCCGCGATGACGAACCTTGCGCCCTTCGGCGTCATGCCCTTCTTCAACATGTTCATCGACAGGTAACAGGCTATCGGCGTCGGAGGGCGTGTTCGGCTCTTCGGGACGTTCGCTCATGAAAAGGTACCTTGCAACAGAGTGGAAAACGTTCGACATGGGCCTGCGCAGCAGGTTCTGAGTGCAGGCCACCGGTCAGCTTTATACCAGATGCTGCCCGCAGAACGAAAAAACGCGGCCTGGGCCGCGTTTTTCGTGGGATCGAAAAAGCTTAGTTCTTCGATTTGTCGACGATCTTGTTCGCCGAAATCCACGGCATCATCGAACGCAGCTGCTCGCCGATCACTTCGATACCGTGAGCGGCGTTGTTGCGACGCTTGGCGGTCATCGACGGGTAGTTGGTGGCGCCTTCGCTGATGAACATCTTCGCGTATTCGCCGTCCTGGATGCGCTTCAGAGCATTGCGCATGGCCTTGCGGGATTCTTCGTTGATGACCTCAGGACCGGTGACGTACTCACCGTACTCGGCGTTGTTGGAGATCGAGTAGTTCATGTTGGCGATACCGCCTTCGTACATGAGGTCGACGATCAGCTTCAGCTCGTGCAGGCACTCGAAGTAGGCCATTTCAGGCGCGTAGCCTGCTTCGACCAGGGTTTCGAAACCGGCTTTGACCAGCTCGACGGTACCACCGCACAGAACGGCCTGCTCACCGAACAGGTCGGTTTCGGTTTCGTCCTTGAAGGTGGTTTCGATGATGCCGGTACGACCACCGCCAACACCCGAGGCGTACGACAGGGCGACGTTCTTGGCGTTGCCCGAAGCGTCCTGGTAGATGGCGATCAGGTCAGGAATGCCGCCGCCTTTGACGAACTCGGAGCGCACGGTATGGCCCGGTGCCTTCGGCGCGATCATGATCACGTCGAGGTCGCCACGTGGAACGACCTGGTTGTAATGGATGGCGAAGCCGTGGGAGAAGGCCAGGGTAGCGCCCTTCTTGATGTTCGGCTCGATTTCCTGCTTGTACAGCTGGCCCTGGAATTCGTCCGGGGTCAGGATCATGACCAGGTCGGCGGCAGCGACGGCGGAAGCGACGTCGGTCACTTTCAGGCCGTGGGCTTCGGCCTTGGCAACGGTGGCCGAACCTTTACGCAGACCGATAGTGACGTCTACACCGGAGTCCTTCAGGTTGCACGCCTGAGCGTGGCCCTGGGAACCGTAACCGATGATGGCGACTTTCTTACCCTGGA
It includes:
- the pssA gene encoding CDP-diacylglycerol--serine O-phosphatidyltransferase codes for the protein MSERPEEPNTPSDADSLLPVDEHVEEGHDAEGRKVRHRGIYLLPNLFTTANLFAGFYSIISSISAHGYMSAGDPREASKYFAFAAIAIFVAMVLDGLDGRVARMTNTQSAFGAEYDSLSDMAAFGVAPALLAFVWALGDMGKVGWMVAFIYVAGAALRLARFNTQVGTADKRYFIGLASPAAAGVVAGIVWAFSDYGIQGSKLSFLVALIVAAAGMLMVSNIKYNSFKELDLKGRVPFVAILAVVLVFAVVFSDPPRILLLIFLGYAVSGPVQFLIRSRRRKI
- the ilvC gene encoding ketol-acid reductoisomerase, producing the protein MKVFYDKDCDLSIIQGKKVAIIGYGSQGHAQACNLKDSGVDVTIGLRKGSATVAKAEAHGLKVTDVASAVAAADLVMILTPDEFQGQLYKQEIEPNIKKGATLAFSHGFAIHYNQVVPRGDLDVIMIAPKAPGHTVRSEFVKGGGIPDLIAIYQDASGNAKNVALSYASGVGGGRTGIIETTFKDETETDLFGEQAVLCGGTVELVKAGFETLVEAGYAPEMAYFECLHELKLIVDLMYEGGIANMNYSISNNAEYGEYVTGPEVINEESRKAMRNALKRIQDGEYAKMFISEGATNYPSMTAKRRNNAAHGIEVIGEQLRSMMPWISANKIVDKSKN